One Salvia splendens isolate huo1 chromosome 12, SspV2, whole genome shotgun sequence genomic window carries:
- the LOC121757505 gene encoding uncharacterized protein LOC121757505 — protein MEMDQDMEQEIEQEHIEKAELEQEMEQEHIEETELEQGPRATLSLSSQMKNHIVQFLQQQCQAGALPHGSFQEATKRFKVHRRTVSRVWGIAKQQIEDGKPVIMRGRASGYTKKTCKVHFDDDKFRQLSFLERSCYRKLACKMGISKTKVGRWAKNNLIRPHTNAIKPALTEANKISRMRWCLTHIQPALDEWKLLYHAMHNTVHIDEKWFYMTKASDRYYMLPDKDEPYRSCRSKRFITKVMFMCAVSRPQFDTDGQTIFDGKICIFPFTEQVPAKRMSKNRSRGTLETKPIPSVNKEAMRECLLNQIIPAIKAKWPTNASKEIYIQQDNAKPHLKSSDSQFDDLASSDGFKFHLISQPANYPDTNVLNLGFFRAIQSLQDDKLATKIDELLGNVWSSFEELTPQTLNNVFLTLQSCLIKILEVHGGNNYKIPHLNKERLRRAVGLPTSLEVEENLVKENLEYLILPQNDVGTSYDIGHLINVLQI, from the exons AGCAAGAGCATATTGAAGAGACAGAACTGGAGCAAGGGCCGAGAGCAACCCTGAGTTTGAGCAGCCAAATGAAGAACCATATTGTGCAGTTCCTTCAACAGCAATGCCAAGCTGGAGCACTGCCACATGGTTCATTTCAAGAGGCAACCAAGAGATTCAAAGTGCATAGAAGGACAGTGAGCCGCGTATGGGGGATAGCCAAGCAACAAATTGAAGATGGGAAACCTGTTATCATGAGGGGCAGAGCATCAGGATATACTAAGAAAACATGTAAAGTacattttgatgatgataagTTCAGACAATTGTCTTTTCTTGAGAGATCTTGCTATAGAAAACTTGCTTGTAAAATGGGCATTAGCAAGACAAAAGTTGGTAGATGGGCAAAGAATAACCTGATAAGGCCACATACAAATGCCATAAAACCAGCACTCACTGAAGCAAACAAAATCAGTAGAATGAGATGGTGTCTTACTCATATTCAGCCAGCTCTGGATGAATGGAAGCTTCTTTATCATGCTATGCACAACACAGTTCATATTGATGAGAAATGGTTTTACATGACAAAGGCTTCAGACAGATACTACATGTTGCCGGATAAGGATGAGCCTTACAGGTCTTGCAGATCAAAAAGATTCATCACAAAAGTGATGTTCATGTGTGCTGTAAGTAGGCCACAGTTTGACACAGATGGGCAGACCATCTTTGATGGTAAAATATGCATATTCCCATTCACAGAACAAGTTCCAGCCAAAAGGATGTCAAAGAATAGGTCAAGAGGGACACTAGAGACAAAGCCTATCCCATCAGTTAACAAGGAAGCAATGAGAGAATGTCTCTTGAATCAG ATTATTCCAGCAATCAAGGCTAAGTGGCCAACCAATGCAAGCAAGGAGATATATATCCAACAAGACAATGCCAAACCTCACCTAAAATCCTCTGACTCACAATTTGATGATCTTGCAAGTTCAGATGGATTTAAATTCCATCTAATTAGCCAACCAGCCAACTACCCAGACACCAATGTATTGAACCTTGGCTTTTTCAGGGCCATACAATCACTACAAGATGATAAACTAGCCACCAAAATAGATGAATTATTAGGTAATGTTTGGAGTTCTTTTGAGGAACTCACACCACAAACTCTGAACAATGTTTTTTTAACATTGCAAAGCTGTCTCATTAAGATCCTAGAAGTGCATGGGGGCAACAATTACAAAATACCCCACTTGAACAAAGAAAGGCTGAGAAGGGCAGTGGGGCTTCCTACATCACTTGAAGTTGAGGAGAATCTGGTAAAAGAAAACTTAGAGTATCTAATACTCCCTCAGAATGATGTGGGTACCTCATATGACATAGGGCATCTAATCAATGTTTTACAGATCTAG